tCGGGTCTGTTTTCTTCCCTCTGCGGCGGTGTAGCAAACGCAAGGCCATGGATGATGATGACGTCATCGAGGTTGATGGTGGTTCTGTGAAGAAAAGAAACGAAATTGAATCGAAAGGTTGGACCTTTAAAACTCCTTGCTCGTTGAAAATGTCCTTACTTTGTTTGATTACTCTATCTGTAGGGGAAGCTTCTGGTTCAGGAACAGCTTTGTCTTGTGTGAAGATTTTGACTTACAATGTTTGGTTCCGTGAAGATCTTGAGTTGAGTAATAGGATGAGAGCGATTGGCCATCTTATCCAGCTTCATTCTCCTCATCTCATATGCTTTCAGgtcatttttttaacatttgacGCTGAGTGAGTTGAATAATAGAAGCAGCTTGATGGTTGTTATGTGGTCTTTGTAGGAAGTTATCCCTGAGATATATGAGATTTTCCGCAAATCCAACTGGTGGAAAGAGTATACTTGTTCTGTCTCAGTCGATGCGGCGCAATCAAGAGGCTACTATTGCATGCTGGTAGGCTCTTTAGCTTGTAGATTTGTCAAGttcctttgattttttttgtaaactgacTGTTATGGTTGATTTGCAGTTGAGCAAGGTGGGGATGAAGTCTTCAAGCTGTAAAAGCTTTAGGAACTCGATAATGGGAAGAGACTTATCCGTTGCAGAGGTTGAAGTTCCGGGGAGAAAGCCGCTTGTTCTGGCAACAAGCCATCTCGAGAGTCCCTGTCCAGGTCCTCCTAAATGGGACCAGATGTATAGCAGAGAACGCGTTGAACAAGCCAATGAAGCCATCGAGCATCTCAGAGCTAACCCCAACGTGGTATTTGCGGGAGACATGAACTGGGACGACAAGCTAGACGGGAAGTTTCCTTTGCCAGACAAATGGGTCGATGTTTGGGAGGTTTTGAAACCAGGCGATCTTGGTTTTACGTACGACACGAAAGCAAACCCGATGTTGTCTGGTAACCGAGCGTTGCAGAAGCGGTTAGACCGGTTTTTCTGCCGTCTGGATGATTACGAGCTTGGTGGGATCGAGATGGTTGGGAAAGAGGCGATACCTGGTTTGTCATATGTGAAAGAGAAGAGAGTGAGGGGTGACGTCAAGAAGCTGGAGCTTCCAGTGTTGCCTAGCGATCATTTTGGTCTGCTTTTAACTCTTTTGCCAAAATGAGTTCAAACTATATCGGAGCTCGAAGTTCCTTTTTTCCCTCGTGGAACTTCTGTGATACTGATAAGCGGTTTTAGCTTCttctttgtgttttgttttggaaaGTCTTCATTTCCTGATTTGAACTGAAAGATCAGTCTTGAGTCCAGCTTTAGCTTTTGTAATGAAAAGTATGAAACTAATCAGTGTTAAAacactttgataaaaaaaaaatcagtgttAAACACATGAGAGTTTGATTAGCAGGGCTTGGTTTCTGACAGCTACGAAGTTATTCTTTAAACCTTGAATTTAATGTACAAAGCATGTTATTAACAATTAGCTCGATTGTTATACGAGTATGTTATATGCATGTGCAATTGctatatgttgatttttttttgtaattttctccAAGTCCGATTGTGTTCAATACTACAAGTCGAAGAACTGCATTGCAGGGTTCATTTGTGTGCTTTTGTGAAAAATGGGTGTAAAAAAGAATTTGAAGAAAGCCAGTGTCTTAATCGCAAATTAAAGTCGAGAGACTCTATAaagaccaaaaaaattcaaaatatcttTATCGCCCCTCGAAAAACCTAGCGCAGCAGTCTGTCGCCATGGACGCATCCGTGATCAAAGTAATTATTCTTATCATCGCTTTATGTTTCTGGAATCAGTTGTCTGATTAGATCTTATTTACTTGAGGGTGTGGAAGGTCTGGAATTGAACGGTAGTGATGCAGCGATTCGAAAGAGCAGGttcgtctctttttttttgtatatctaattagATGGATCATGTGTTATTGTGTCTCACGGTAATTAATTAATATCCTTTTGCAATAATAAAGCAGCATTAG
The nucleotide sequence above comes from Brassica napus cultivar Da-Ae chromosome A9, Da-Ae, whole genome shotgun sequence. Encoded proteins:
- the LOC106435819 gene encoding tyrosyl-DNA phosphodiesterase 2-like; amino-acid sequence: MSASRFLRLFVTRLAPVAMSSSSSSSWSCTKCTFLNSPSQKLNCMICLTPLPTPSSLSVSSNDESQWACKACTFLNTYKNSACGICGTRSPSSSSLLAFDDLTDSGSLESNTNNNNNSIGSVFFPLRRCSKRKAMDDDDVIEVDGGSVKKRNEIESKGEASGSGTALSCVKILTYNVWFREDLELSNRMRAIGHLIQLHSPHLICFQEVIPEIYEIFRKSNWWKEYTCSVSVDAAQSRGYYCMLLSKVGMKSSSCKSFRNSIMGRDLSVAEVEVPGRKPLVLATSHLESPCPGPPKWDQMYSRERVEQANEAIEHLRANPNVVFAGDMNWDDKLDGKFPLPDKWVDVWEVLKPGDLGFTYDTKANPMLSGNRALQKRLDRFFCRLDDYELGGIEMVGKEAIPGLSYVKEKRVRGDVKKLELPVLPSDHFGLLLTLLPK